In Aestuariibaculum lutulentum, one DNA window encodes the following:
- the def gene encoding peptide deformylase, translating to MKVYRILFLGIVMAMFSCHGPKNLFRNGFSTEQTALIMDSDSFAPMRVYNITNKKDSLLLRSKSSKIKANPDDVILQQFVKRLYATVRDSMSMGVGIAAPQVGILKNIIWVQRFDKENLPFEVYLNPVIKEYSKKKQVCKEGCLSIPNRSDTLSTRAFSIKIAYDTMDAKYKTETVEGFTSVIFQHEIDHLNGILYLDHLSKEIQDATK from the coding sequence ATGAAAGTATATAGAATTCTTTTCTTAGGAATAGTTATGGCTATGTTCTCTTGTCACGGACCAAAAAATCTTTTTCGAAATGGATTTTCAACAGAACAAACTGCCTTAATAATGGATTCAGACTCTTTCGCTCCTATGCGTGTTTATAATATCACAAACAAAAAAGATTCTCTTTTACTCCGCTCTAAAAGTTCAAAAATAAAGGCCAATCCCGATGATGTCATTTTACAGCAGTTTGTAAAACGTTTATACGCGACTGTAAGAGACAGTATGTCTATGGGTGTGGGCATTGCTGCGCCTCAGGTTGGAATTTTAAAAAATATTATTTGGGTACAGCGCTTCGATAAAGAAAACCTTCCTTTTGAAGTATACCTAAATCCGGTTATCAAGGAGTATTCTAAAAAGAAACAGGTTTGCAAAGAAGGCTGTTTATCAATCCCTAACAGAAGCGACACTTTAAGCACGAGAGCTTTTAGTATAAAAATTGCTTACGATACTATGGACGCTAAATATAAAACGGAAACGGTTGAAGGTTTTACTTCAGTAATCTTTCAACACGAAATAGACCATTTAAATGGCATCTTGTACCTCGATCATTTATCGAAAGAAATACAAGACGCCACTAAATAA
- the gldC gene encoding gliding motility protein GldC, with the protein MSKNHTSKIELQVELDENRIPEKLFWTAEDGGIAQEEAKAMLLSVWDSNAQETLRIDLWTKDMPVDEMKVFFHQTLVAMSDTFHRATQDEKMTATMKDFCDYFAEKLEIKKQ; encoded by the coding sequence ATGTCAAAAAATCATACTTCAAAAATAGAACTTCAAGTAGAACTTGACGAGAATAGAATTCCAGAGAAATTATTTTGGACTGCTGAAGATGGCGGTATTGCTCAGGAAGAAGCTAAAGCCATGTTGCTTTCGGTTTGGGATTCTAATGCACAGGAAACGTTACGTATCGACTTATGGACGAAAGATATGCCTGTAGATGAAATGAAAGTGTTTTTCCATCAAACTCTTGTAGCTATGAGTGACACGTTTCACCGAGCGACACAGGATGAGAAAATGACTGCAACCATGAAAGATTTCTGTGATTACTTTGCAGAAAAGTTAGAAATCAAAAAACAGTAA
- the gldB gene encoding gliding motility lipoprotein GldB, giving the protein MKQGLLFLIFLASVISCQKEDKLESEIAKINVDAKVERFDQLFSKLTPSKLKDLKTAYPFMFNEKFTDSFWIDKASDSLQKVLFKEVDKTFNNFAQTELDIESLFNHLKYYFPEFHVPRIITVTSDVDYRNRVIVTDTIDIVALDNYLGADHEFYQSIPVYLREGFNKENIVVDLAGEYAKRYIYPVHNRTFLDEMIYFGKQMYFKDIMVPFKSEASRIGYTEDELKWAQTNESYIWRYFVEREMLFSTDSKLSGRFIADAPFSKFYLEGIDSESPGQLGQYIGWQIVRAYMKNNEVSLKDMLTANAEEIFNNSKFKPRK; this is encoded by the coding sequence ATGAAACAGGGATTATTGTTTTTAATTTTTTTAGCAAGTGTTATTTCTTGTCAAAAAGAAGATAAATTAGAGAGCGAAATTGCAAAAATTAATGTTGATGCCAAGGTTGAGCGATTCGACCAGTTGTTTTCAAAGTTAACGCCTTCTAAATTAAAAGATTTAAAAACGGCATACCCTTTTATGTTTAATGAAAAATTTACCGATTCATTTTGGATAGATAAGGCTTCAGATAGTTTACAAAAGGTATTATTTAAAGAGGTCGATAAAACCTTCAATAATTTTGCGCAGACCGAATTGGACATTGAATCGCTTTTCAATCACTTAAAATATTATTTCCCGGAATTTCATGTACCAAGAATTATTACGGTTACCAGTGATGTCGATTACAGGAATCGGGTTATCGTTACCGATACCATCGATATTGTGGCTTTAGATAATTATTTAGGGGCAGATCATGAGTTTTATCAAAGTATTCCAGTGTATTTGCGAGAAGGATTTAACAAGGAAAACATTGTGGTTGATCTGGCAGGAGAATACGCCAAAAGATATATCTATCCGGTTCATAACAGAACCTTTTTGGATGAAATGATATATTTCGGAAAACAAATGTATTTTAAGGATATTATGGTGCCATTTAAAAGCGAAGCGTCTCGAATAGGGTATACAGAAGACGAATTAAAATGGGCACAAACCAATGAAAGTTATATCTGGCGTTATTTTGTAGAGCGTGAAATGCTGTTCAGCACCGATTCTAAATTATCAGGACGATTTATAGCCGATGCACCGTTTTCTAAATTTTATTTGGAAGGTATCGATTCAGAATCACCAGGACAACTGGGACAATATATAGGATGGCAAATTGTAAGAGCATATATGAAAAATAATGAGGTGTCTTTAAAAGATATGCTTACTGCAAATGCCGAAGAAATTTTTAATAACTCAAAGTTTAAACCAAGAAAATAA